In the Arachis hypogaea cultivar Tifrunner chromosome 20, arahy.Tifrunner.gnm2.J5K5, whole genome shotgun sequence genome, cagcatgcCACTGCTGCTGATCTTTACATTATAACATGACGCAAAATTTGTTTACCTATTTACAATTTACATATTCACCATATATTGAAAAAAATGGATTCAGCAATAATTGGATAAAATATAGTGAATACACCATTCATTATATTCAAAAAAATAGTGCCCATGTACAGTCACAATGAAAAcagaattattattataaaatatatagttaAACTTACTCTACAGTAAATCAACTAATCAAAATTTTGTGCCACTAACGTCAAAATTGTGTATTCAGAGAACTGGGTATTTGAGTCTCAAATTGACATGAGATAGAGCCAATAAAAtccaaatatttttgaaattactttatctaataaaaataaatcagtCAAATAAAAAATCATGAGTGACTTTGTGGTGTACATATATCATTGTCAtcattttaacaaagaatgaacTTTTTTAATACCTAAGCTATATTAGCCATTATAGGCAAAATGCACCTAAGAAATCTATCAAAACAAAAGAAATGGCCAAAAGATCACTTCCAACCTGTTCAATACAGATATATCAAGAAAATACAAatcaattcaacaacaaatgAATATTCAGTCATCTAAATTCCATAAAGCATTCACTTGGCAAAACCACATAAGTTAAGGAATAAACTAAATTGTGGAAGGAGAGATTTTTATATCATAAAAGAGCTACTGCATTTTAttgaatttcaaagaaataagttCAAACATAAAGGGCTAAATAGCTAATTTGCCTAGTGGCTAAGGATATTGTGTCCACACCCTAGCACTTAATCTATTACATAAGAAAGATGCCCAAAAAACAATCCAAACAACTTATACAAAACATGACAACACACACATATTCTCATCTACTAGAATCCAATGCATCAAATGCTATTACATGGACACAACCAAAATACCTAATGCCCTAGATTAGTCCTAATCAGTAGCTCTAGTTAACTGCCATGGGCAGCCACCTCAATTAACCCCATGTCCAGAGGAGCCATCATTCCCCGAGCCACGAGACTCCTCAGCTTCATCAAATTGCAGCCTCAAGGATCTTCTCAACCTCTTCAACGAAGGCTTCACATCTTTCTCAAAATCAAGAGAGCCTCGATTAAGGCCAACCACATACTCCTAGTGTAAACAATTGCATGAAAATATAAACCTAATTAGAGGGATAATTAATAAGTTCTAGTCAAAGGAACTTGATCAGAAAATTAAGTgcattgtcaaaaaaaaaaataaattggcaaCACCACTCACCTCTTCACTTTCATCAACTTCATCACATGAATTTTCAGAACTATCCACTTCATTTAACTTATCCACCACAGCATCAGTAGACTTTCTCTTGAGGAGAGGACACTATTAAATGACACAACATATTAGGTTCAATTTAAACACGACTAAAAAAAGGGTGAAAAGTAAtacagaaaaaataatagaagaaactGGAAGTATGGAACCTTAGCATCTTCATCAACTCCCAAGTTAACAACACTTGATTTTGGTTCGGTACATTTAGGCGAACCAGCAAAGAGCTCAGAGCAGCTGGAAGGAGTCAATCCCAATTTCGGTGATTCGGTAACCTTAGAGGGTTCCCTAAATGATCTCTCTCCTTTTGGTACAAACCCAGCCTTAGATAATACAAAGCACATCCGATATAAGACATGAATAAAGGTGGAACAACCAAAGAATGAAAAATTTAAGAaagaatttattaaaataaaacaataagtgCAAATTCCATTTTATACCTTTTCAGGACTCAAATCTGAACCAGAGAGTTCAAACATTCCAAGTATTGCAGCATGATCACAAACACACCTCACTGGATAAGTCCCTTTGAATTTCTCCATCCCAACAGGCCTACTAAGAACCTTGAAAAGCATAGTTTTTCCAACAATTTCTTGGAATATAGGAGGAGACTGTATGCTAAACACAACCTACGAACAATATAAAACAGAGACAATAGAAAAAATGAATGGGTAGAAACCGAAGGATAAGAAAACTCTTTAACAATAAAATCAGCGCATAAAAAGAACATAGCATTCGAGTGACTTACATCAACATCCTTAAGATGTTGTTCAAACACCTGGGAACAAATCTTATTCAGTAGGTAACTTGCCTCACGATCAAAGAGGACAAAAATAGAAACACCGTGAAATCCTCAACCAACACCTTCACTCTAAACCTGGATTTTTTTTAAGATGCACATAAATACTGGCCTAAGGTTAACAACTACGCAGAAATAATTCACTATTTAACGAAGCACAGAAGAAgcattgtaaaatatttatacctAGGAGTCACATTTGTAACATGGATGTTGCAAAACTGACAAAAGTAAATCTCAGATTCTGCCTGAACACCTCTGCCACACACACAAGTAGAGTACCACCAAGGACCATCCTCAACTATTTCAGCTATCTTCGCTAGTACAACAAAAGTTCCAGCCTAAAAATATAAGACCAGGTCTATAAATGTTAAGACATTATAACCAAAGATAGTTGTAATACAAACTAAAactgaaaaactaaaataaatactaaCATCATAGTATTTTCAAGTACAAAGAAGGAAAAAAGCATTAACATGGTTACAAAAACAAAGCAGTTTTTACTAacgaatagaaaaagaaaatttaacacaAATTATCAAGAGTaaacatgattaaaaaaaaaattaaactggtTCCAACCCGGTTGTTATCATCAAGCGACTTCACAGTACACCTAGGTGTGAGCTTCATAAAATCTTCTTCTATTCTGATATTTTTTCTAGATCCAACAAAGGCAATAGGTTGGGATGTACTAACTCCATGTGGAATAGAACTGTTAACAAATACAGCACCAACTTAAATAAGTAAACCATGATAGCAACAACAAAAAACATAACAGAAACTACATGTAAAAAAATACCTTTTCCTAAAAGCTGCCACCTCTGGGATGTCAAGATTAAATCCTAGCTTTGATGCAAACATAACATTCTGAAGTCCAACTTtacctaaaaaatatatatatatatacattggtTACAGGAATATAGTGGTAAAACCAAGTGAACTTGGATAACTGACACACCTGAAATGAAAATTTACATGATACAAACCTCTAAAAACCTTAACTTTGGCAAGCTGTAAAACCACAACTGGCTGTTCAGCATACCCAAAAGACAGAAATTGATTAAGTTCGTCAACATATTCACCAAATAAGGCACACCGAATCTTGTGACTGAAAACGACCAACAAAATCACCTACACTATTAGAAACTTGACTATACAAACACactgaaaacaaaaaagaatctcAATAAGAGGAAGATGTAGAAATTAAATAACGCTAACTCATTTTCAGCAAGTTCTATCACAgccatcttcatcttctttccaTCTTTATCATATTCTTTCTCTTCCGACATAGAGACCATCAGACCCACCACAtctcaaataaatattaaaaaaaaactactaGGAAATAATGACAACAAAGCAACATTCTACAAATCACAAAGAAACAAGACTGCAATCATTCTAGCCAAAAAAAAGTATGAGCAAATAGCACAACATATCAACTAAGAAATCGGAATCCTCTTTGGTTTCCAAAAGTTCAGTGAATGGAGAGATTGTAAGAGCAGATTTTGGAATAAAATCACAGATAGCATCCTTAACAGTGGTCCTGAACTGAAAAATCAACTTAAACTGATGCCTAGTGGCCCTATAAGATCCTTGGTTTGGCACAACAGAGAAGAGCTTCATTACATATACTCGACCCTCGGAGAGAAGTTGTTTGAATCTGTAAATCATAGTCTTCCGAACAGTTACTTGTATCTTGCACCCCTACCAATCAacataaattatactaaaaatatgataaatgacAAATCAAAcacagagaaaaataaatttaaatgaaaCAAAATTTCAGACCTCGATATAAAAAAAGCAAGGAGAAACACAtctaaatacaaaacaaaaaaacagtcaaaaaattttaatagatttAGACCACTATAACTCACAGATTCATCAACCAAAATCATCTCCATGGAATTTGGGAGAAGCTGACCAGTGAAAGTTGGAACAGTCCAAAGCCTAATCACCCTAACTTTGAGGTTCCATGCTTCCTTCtcaggattaatctcattaaccATATCCATGGCAGTTGTCATATTGAAATGCAATTAGAGGGATGAAAGAGGGAACAGATTTTAGTAAATCAAACAGCAACTAAGAAACACATACAACAGCAACATGAATGTGAGAAAAATCTGCCATGATCAATGGGTTCTGCCTTTATTTATAAACACAAATCAATTTAGTAATTTGAATTTCGAAATCGATAGAACCCTTATTTTGGGAGGGAAAAAAAGAAGCAACATAGACATTTGAAAGATATTAGTGTTGATTGACATTGGATATCAATCGAAAGATATTTGCGGGCCCACTAAATAATCCTATATATAGGACCTAAAAGCAAACAACAATTGATACACAAATAAGGTGTATAAATGGTAAGCTATATTAACCCTAAGTTAATAGGAGAAGAGGGGATGGGatgagaagaagatgagagagaagagacagATAACAAAGACAACATGAGGTAACACCTAGAGAAAAGcgagaactaaaaataaaaagaaaacctaTGCATAGATTTAGGAGGGGTAGACCTAGATGATGACAGCTTTTAGTATAGATATCATTATTTGATTAGGCTTCCTATATAATTATATTTCCAATGGCAAATATATCATATTCCCAATAAAGTTACACACAAGATAACTATCTATCTATGTAATGAAATACCAAAAACAAAGTGGCCATCAATAAAGTTCAAAAATTGagctcaaaagaaaaaaagatatacaCTTAAAAGGGTGAAAGAAAAAATAGAGTTCAGTTAATAAAACAAACTATGTAAAAAAGTAATACAATAGGCCAAAGAAATGTGAAAAAACTATGAATCAACAAATGGGTTATGGCTTTATGTATAAACATATATCAATTAAGAGATTTGACTTTTGAAATACATAGAATCTTTACTTTGGGGTGTAGGGGGAGACGAAGTAAGTAACAtggaaatttaaaagataattagtGACCTCAGATATCTAGACATCTAGTGAAAGATATTCAAGGCCCCCAATAAGTAATCCTCTCTATAGATACTAAACTAAGAACAATAGATATAAATCTAGAAATATGCAGTAAATAGCCGCCCCTACCATAGAAGCTTCATAAAATTAAATGTCTAAAATATATCATTTTAAGAGTTAAAACAAAAGAGTTAAGAGTTTCATTGCGAAGcaaatggtgaaaaaaaaaagcagaacagcaacactaattatttagttaaagaCCGAAAAAGAAATAGAGCATCAATAATTCAAAGATGAAAagctaatttagcatcataaataaaaataaaataaataacaccaCGATACCaaaaattcaatcaaagcaaACTCTCACAAGATTTTgtttatcaaataataaaataaaattcagatatatgcaaaagtaaaaaattagaaattcgCTCCCATCTAAACAGaataaaattttggaaaaaattaaaaaataaaaaataatgaaactcACCTCAACCTCCAGCAATATATAGAGGTAAAAACAATCAAAAACTTTTTTCACCTACCAATTAACAAATGAAAAAACAaaccaaacaaaaaaaagtttataaTGATAATAGTGAATGAAATAATAAAAGATCACGTCATtgcttataaaaaaattattaggcaACTGAAATTCAAggtagtaatttttttatttaaaagaataatatgtTTTCAGTTTTGGTATGTATGTTCTCGTCTAAGTTAAGGGACAAAGAGAATTGGTAAACTAACAATTGCTAAAACACTAACaaactttttaaattaacaaCACCAAGGAAGTAGAAAGAACTTAGACAGCTGTGATTAAACCAAAGGAAACTGAATCTGTTTATAAACACATCCAAGTGGATAAAGTGCAAAAAAGCTATAATAATATCTTAATAAAGTTATATTAGAGTAAAAATTTACATATGCCATAAGATAatgcttattttttatttttttttggtcccTAAAAAGAGAACACTAAAAAAATGGCATTTAGTAAATGCACAAACATACCAAGGATTAGTCAATGACTGTGGCAAAATAAGATCGAAACTTGTTAAACGGcatttagtaataataataacgaatgaaataataaaaaagtaaataatataaAAGGAGAATATGAAAAGGTAAAGAAGAGATATTTGGTGGTTACAGATTCAATAGAAAGAAAGTGCATTGGATTGGTTTTTATAGAATTTTCTACTTTTTagtacaaattttttaaatataaatgcataaaaattaataatttaacagttaaaataataaaagttaagAGATCCAGTGCGAACCAAATGGTGGAAAAATGAGAAATATAAGAGATAAATAGCTCCAATCTGAAGCAAATGAGGAAGCCAACAGTTGAAATTGAACCATATCGAATTTTATGTTTTTCcactttttaaaagaaaagaacttTATCATTCAAGTGCATAAATGATATCTTTTAAGATTGAGAAATATAAGAGTCAAAATTAAGGAATATGGTATCAGTAATCCAAAGATTAAAAAAATGATTTAGTATCATcactgaaaaaaataaatatatggttttttattaaagttaaaaattttatctaTCAGATACCATCTTAAAAATACACGTTTTACAGGTCCAATGTGACAATAAAAGTAAATTTCATCCAAAAATATTAATCAAAGAAGTTCAGACATCCAACAAACTCAATGGATTATTTGGAAATGAAATATAAACTCCATACACAAAGAGATCACAATTTATCATAGTTTATACACAAAGAGGTCAAAGGGAAAAATTTTTACCTTAACTTTCCTGAAAATTTTCTGACCCCATTTCCATATGCAGTAAAATTGTATTGCTGAGAACCGAAACCAACAACCACCTCAATTGCTCTCTTATAATGGTTTCCACCGTGGCCTCCGCAATGCCTCCGGACACTGTTCTGAGGGGTCATTGGTGGCAAAAAACAGTAACGTTTAGGGCTTCCGTCGCCACTCCCCACGGCTTTGACTGGACTAGATCCCGATTTCACTGGGCATATACCGGCATTTTGAGTAATTAAAGAAATCGCCTCTTCCTCTTCATAGATGCTGTCAGTGTCACTCAGCCATTTACAGCATCCGTCCACAATGCTTTTAGAGAGATATCGCAGAGCAGTATTGAGAGAATAGCCAGATTTGAAGAGAAACCCAAACTGAAGGGAGGAAAAGGAGTTGAAGGGCTAGGATTTCAGAGTGAGAAAAACatcgagagagaaggagagagtggGTGTCTCAAGCAAAAGCAAGGGATGGTAGAATGCAAAAAAGGATCGAGAAGCAGAGAACTGGGTTTGAGAGTGAGAGCAACACCGTGAGAGAGAGAACGAgaaaatgagagagaaagagagtgtgACACAGAGGAGAGGGAAGGATCGAGGTCACAACACCGACGAAAAGGATCCAGGCCAGAAGGAGAGAATAGCCGATCCAAGAGAGAACGAAGGAAATGAGGGGATTAGGGTttttgagagagatagagagatgaGAGACATCGTCAAATGAAAGATAGAGAACGGTGTCTTCCATTTGATGCTGTCtctcctctctctatctctctcaaaaACCCTAATCCCCTCATTCCCTTCGTTCTCTCCTGGATTGGCTATTCTCTCTTTCTGGCCTGGATCATTTTCGTCGGTATTGTGACCTCGATCCTTCCATCTTCTCTGTGTgacactctctttctctctcattttctcattctctctctcacGGTGTTTCTCTCACTCTCAAACTCAGTTCTCTGCTTCTTGATCTTTTTTGCATTCTACcattgatgattggacttttgacggtttagaattcacaataagtctcgttgtaatatagtttctaaaccaacattagtcctttcatacaaaaatttgtttgtcacaagtacaaacccctaaatttataaaccgaagtattgaacctcgggtcgttctccctagaaattgcaataaagtgttcttgttattggttatgaggtattgtTTGGGGTTTAtaggataagagacatgaaatgtaaatggcaatgaaaataaactaacaactaaaagaggctcttgacaaggtatgagaactagaagtcctatcctagttatcctcctcaattgtgatcataaattgttcattgctaccacttagttaacctctaatcatggagaaaagtcaagtggatgaatcaacttgattccacaagtcctagccaactcccaagggaaagactagctttagtggtatccaaattaattagcaacttctaattatcaatcaacaaaggaattagataactcaagcgtcactaattactccaccaaAGCCAAGAGGTACAAAATATAActcatatctagaagaggcatttcaaaaAATACATAGAAGACATTAAaggtaaacattattaattgcaagaattaaaggaacaaaatctaactaacaactagaagaagtatttcatcaaacatatagaaggcaataaaagtaaacaacatgaattgcaagaattaaagagagatctaactagaatagcaagagatcaacaatagaaaaaggaatacaattatgaaacaacaaagaacttaccaattgcattgaagaagaaatgtagatctacaaaagaaagttcataaactacaactaacaatacaaatgaattacaagagaagaagaattctacaactacaagagaacaattaaggaaggaaaaggaaaattaagagagaagaagaagaagtagatctagatctaaacctaatcctaattctaatcctagagagaagtgatagcttctctctctaaaactaactttccctccaaaaattaaactaaactaaactaaagtgTGAAATGATCTAAAGTATGTtaattctccttcaatccttggcttaaatagcatcaaaaatgagttggattgggcccacaaggctttagaattcgctggccacgtattgctttaagtgggtCATATGCCAGCAACGACGCGTGCGTGTACAGTGCATGTACGtgtcaccatacgtgtagcaaccatgataaatcttatatcgtttcgaagccctagatgttagctttccaacgcaactggaacagcatcatttggatttttgtagctcaagttatggttgtttaagtgcgtagaggtcggcttgacagcttttgcgattccttcatttcttcatgagttctccatttttacatgcttttctttcattcccttgatctaatctttgcctcctaaatcttaaatcacttaacaaacatatcaaggcatctaatggaatcaaggtgaattaagattaaacaattaagggcctaaaaagcatgttttcactcttaagcacaattaaaggagaatttacaaaaccatgctatttcattgaataaatgtgggaaaagatgataaaaccctctagattcaacacaagataaaccctacaaatgaggtttatcaacctccccacacttaaaccaagcatgtcctcatgcttaaaccaagagaaagcaaagggcgtcaacatttattcaatgtaaactaatctaaatgcaacctacctatatgcaactatctatatgaatgcaactaaatgcaaaatgattctacctacttggttaaaaataaatcaatcctccaagacatacatgcacaagtaagGCTGACagctcatgaatcctaccaatttaaatatcaaaataaagttcaagtagacttgcaagaagaatgctcttgaaagccgggaatcaaggaattgagcatcgaacccacaccggaagtgtttgcactctagtcgctcaagtgtgtagggtcgattctctcaattctcccctaatcatgctttctaagatttgtttttcttctaacaatcaacatatatttcatgcatgcatacaattatcatgaggtctttctcttaggttgtaatggggctagggtcaaggtaggatgcatatttggttaagtgagcttgaaatttgaatctttgataagcttaaatttcccacctaacctatgacatcctatacaatttaaaagataacctaactacccatttttctcaccttttttttttcacatactcatgcctttccttttcatttcacaacacttatgcattgacccttattgagctttgcttgGGGCATTTcatccccttttttttctttctttttctttgtttctttctttttctattttttttcttttccatattgttttttttcttttccttttcctttttctcattttttttctatatacaagatcatcaatgcataaggttttacattcattacacatgagcatgtacccaatttccaatattttcaacaaaaatacaaaactacccttttatcccaaccaatgtcccatgttttctcacacttgaatgatactcacactcactagcctaagctaatcaaagatccaaataaaggacatttattatttttcgctttaaggcttgtaatatgctaaattaaagaacaagtgggttaatcgtaggctcaaattggctaacaatggatgataagaggtaaggctatttgggtaagtgagctaatgaaacaatggcctcaatcatataaatgcatgaatacacaaaataatggacataaagaatcaaacaaatcaaagatcacaatcatagaaagagaacaattgcacacaagaaggaaaaataagtggttataagatgtaaccacgccatTAGGCTccaatctcacaagcttgtgttcttagctcaaaaaccatgttccaaaataaattctttcaagcaagttcaatgaaaagttttttcaaattg is a window encoding:
- the LOC140183123 gene encoding uncharacterized protein, which codes for MTTAMDMVNEINPEKEAWNLKVRVIRLWTVPTFTGQLLPNSMEMILVDESGCKIQVTVRKTMIYRFKQLLSEGRVYVMKLFSVVPNQGSYRATRHQFKLIFQFRTTVKDAICDFIPKSALTISPFTELLETKEDSDFLVDMLCYLLILFFG